One Theropithecus gelada isolate Dixy chromosome 17, Tgel_1.0, whole genome shotgun sequence genomic region harbors:
- the KCTD12 gene encoding BTB/POZ domain-containing protein KCTD12 — protein MALADSTRGLPNGGGGGGGSGSSSSSAEPPLFPDIVELNVGGQVYVTRRCTVVSVPDSLLWRMFTQQQPQELARDSKGRFFLDRDGFLFRYILDYLRDLQLVLPDYFPERSRLQREAEYFELPELVRRLGAPQQPGPGPPPSRRGVHKEGSLGDELLPLGYAEPEQQEGASAGAPSPTLELASRSPSGGAAGPLLTPSQSLDGSRRSGYITIGYRGSYTIGRDAQADAKFRRVARITVCGKTSLAKEVFGDTLNESRDPDRPPERYTSRYYLKFNFLEQAFDKLSESGFHMVACSSTGTCAFASSTDQSEDKIWTSYTEYVFCRE, from the coding sequence ATGGCTCTGGCGGACAGCACACGTGGATTACCCaacgggggcggcggcggcggcggcagcggctcCTCGTCGTCCTCCGCGGAGCCGCCGCTCTTTCCCGACATCGTGGAGCTGAACGTGGGGGGCCAGGTGTACGTGACCCGGCGCTGCACGGTGGTGTCGGTGCCCGACTCGCTGCTCTGGCGCATGTTCACGCAGCAGCAGCCGCAGGAGCTGGCCCGGGACAGCAAAGGCCGCTTCTTTCTGGACCGGGACGGCTTCCTCTTCCGCTACATCCTGGATTACCTGCGGGACTTGCAGCTTGTGCTTCCCGACTACTTCCCCGAGCGCAGCCGGCTGCAGCGCGAGGCCGAGTACTTCGAGCTGCCAGAGCTCGTGCGCCGCCTCGGGGCGCCCCAGCAGCCCGGCCCGGGGCCGCCGCCCTCGCGGCGCGGGGTGCACAAGGAGGGCTCGCTGGGAGACGAGCTGCTGCCGCTCGGCTACGCGGAGCCTGAACAGCAGGAGGGCGCCTCTGCCGGGGCGCCCTCGCCCACGCTGGAGCTTGCTAGCCGCAGTCCATCTGGGGGCGCGGCGGGCCCGCTGCTCACGCCGTCCCAGTCGCTGGACGGCAGCCGGCGCTCGGGCTACATCACCATCGGCTACCGCGGCTCCTACACCATCGGGCGGGACGCGCAGGCGGACGCCAAGTTCCGGCGAGTGGCGCGCATCACCGTGTGCGGCAAGACGTCGCTGGCCAAGGAGGTTTTTGGGGACACCCTGAACGAAAGCCGGGACCCGGACCGTCCCCCGGAGCGCTACACCTCGCGCTATTACCTCAAGTTCAACTTCCTGGAGCAGGCCTTCGACAAGCTGTCCGAGTCGGGCTTCCACATGGTGGCGTGCAGCTCCACGGGCACCTGCGCCTTTGCCAGCAGCACCGACCAGAGCGAGGACAAGATCTGGACCAGCTACACCGAGTACGTCTTCTGCAGGGAGTGA